The Metabacillus sediminilitoris genome window below encodes:
- a CDS encoding proline--tRNA ligase → MKQSMTFIPTLREVPADAEVKSHQLMLRAGFIRQNTSGVYSYLPLAQKVLKNIEQIVREEMNNAGASELLMPAMQQAELWQESGRWYSYGPELMRLKDRHNREFALGATHEEVITSLVRDEVKSYKRLPLSLYQIQTKFRDEKRPRFGVLRGREFIMKDAYSFHATQESLDEVYDKMFTAYQNIFTRCGLDFRAVIADSGAMGGKDTHEFMVLSDVGEDTIAYSDTSKYAANIEMAPVISTYEKRSEALKPLEKIETPNQKTIAEISTFLNVAKESCIKSILFKVDDRFVLTLVRGDHEVNDIKLKNLYGATVVELASAEETKETLNCVPGFVGPINVSNDVEVVADHAIAAVVNGVCGANEEHFHFQGVNIDRDAKISQYADLRFIQEGDKSPDGEGVIKFAKGIEVGHVFKLGTRYSEAMDATFLDENGRTQPMIMGCYGIGVSRTLAAIIEQYNDESGIVWPESVAPFQIHVIPVNVKNDAQKDLSDKLYAEFLQKGYDVLLDDRPERVGVKFADSDLIGLPVRVTVGKKAEDGIVEVKVRKTGESFEVSVTELYDKIKQLLGN, encoded by the coding sequence ATGAAACAAAGTATGACGTTTATTCCTACTCTTAGAGAAGTTCCAGCTGATGCTGAGGTGAAAAGCCATCAGCTTATGCTGCGAGCAGGATTTATTAGACAAAACACAAGTGGGGTATATAGTTATTTACCACTTGCACAAAAAGTGTTAAAAAATATTGAACAAATTGTTCGTGAGGAAATGAATAATGCAGGAGCATCTGAATTATTAATGCCTGCCATGCAACAAGCTGAACTTTGGCAGGAATCAGGTCGTTGGTATTCATATGGCCCAGAACTTATGAGACTAAAAGATCGTCATAATCGTGAATTTGCATTAGGAGCTACACATGAAGAGGTCATCACTAGTTTAGTTCGCGATGAAGTAAAGTCTTATAAACGTTTGCCTCTTAGTTTATATCAAATTCAAACAAAATTTCGTGATGAAAAGCGTCCTCGATTCGGCGTATTACGTGGCCGTGAATTTATTATGAAAGATGCATATTCATTCCATGCTACACAGGAAAGCTTAGATGAAGTATATGATAAAATGTTTACTGCGTATCAAAATATATTTACTCGTTGTGGTCTAGATTTTAGAGCAGTTATTGCGGACTCAGGTGCAATGGGCGGTAAAGATACACATGAATTTATGGTATTATCTGATGTTGGCGAAGATACAATCGCATACTCAGACACATCAAAATATGCTGCAAACATAGAGATGGCTCCAGTTATTTCAACATATGAAAAAAGGTCGGAAGCATTAAAACCGTTAGAAAAAATTGAAACACCGAATCAAAAAACGATTGCAGAAATATCTACGTTTCTAAATGTAGCGAAGGAATCTTGTATTAAATCAATATTATTTAAGGTTGATGATCGATTCGTACTCACATTAGTTCGCGGGGATCATGAAGTGAATGATATTAAGCTGAAAAACCTTTATGGTGCAACTGTTGTTGAATTGGCTTCAGCTGAAGAAACAAAAGAAACCTTAAATTGTGTCCCAGGGTTTGTTGGACCAATCAATGTATCTAATGATGTCGAAGTTGTTGCAGACCATGCGATTGCTGCAGTGGTAAATGGAGTATGTGGAGCAAACGAGGAGCATTTCCATTTCCAAGGTGTTAATATTGACCGTGATGCTAAAATTTCACAATATGCTGATCTCCGTTTTATCCAAGAAGGTGACAAATCCCCAGATGGTGAAGGCGTTATTAAATTTGCTAAAGGTATTGAAGTTGGCCATGTGTTCAAACTTGGCACTAGATACAGTGAAGCAATGGATGCTACGTTTTTAGATGAAAATGGACGTACACAGCCAATGATTATGGGCTGTTATGGAATTGGTGTATCTAGAACACTTGCTGCAATTATTGAACAGTATAATGATGAAAGTGGGATCGTGTGGCCAGAATCTGTTGCCCCATTCCAGATTCATGTCATTCCAGTTAATGTAAAAAATGATGCACAAAAGGATTTATCAGATAAACTATATGCTGAATTTTTACAAAAAGGATATGATGTTTTACTTGATGACCGTCCAGAACGTGTTGGTGTTAAATTTGCAGATTCTGATCTTATCGGCTTACCTGTTCGTGTTACAGTTGGTAAAAAAGCAGAAGATGGAATTGTAGAAGTAAAAGTTCGTAAAACAGGTGAATCTTTTGAAGTGTCAGTAACGGAGCTTTATGACAAAATCAAGCAATTACTTGGTAACTAA
- the rseP gene encoding RIP metalloprotease RseP, with amino-acid sequence MNTVIAFVLIFGALVFFHELGHLIFANRAGILCREFAIGFGPKILSFKKNETVYTIRLLPIGGFVRMAGEDPEVIEVKPGHNVGLLFNKGNKVEKIILNNKEKYPNARIVEVENADLEHNMFISGYELGEEDFLKRFDVSETSYFIVDGQEVQIAPYNRQFQSKSVGQRIAAIFAGPLMNFILALVILFTLGLIQGAPVDDPRLGQLTDDGSAKSSGLQEGDVIHSIEGESTSSWTEVVTIIRENPEKELTFEVERGGEILSYEVVPKAAKVGEETIGQIGAYNPVDKSFISSIKYGFIETYTWTKEILFGFGKLITGQFSIDMLSGPVGIYDMTDKVAESGSLNLLRWAALLSINLGIVNLLPLPALDGGRLLFLFIEALRGKPIDRQKEGIVHFIGFSLLMLLMLVVTWNDIQRLFL; translated from the coding sequence ATGAATACTGTGATAGCGTTTGTCCTCATTTTCGGCGCTCTTGTTTTTTTCCATGAGCTTGGCCATTTAATTTTTGCAAATCGTGCAGGAATTTTATGCCGTGAATTCGCTATTGGATTTGGACCGAAAATCTTGTCTTTTAAAAAGAATGAAACAGTTTATACGATTCGCTTATTGCCTATCGGCGGATTTGTAAGAATGGCAGGAGAGGATCCCGAAGTCATTGAAGTAAAACCTGGTCATAATGTTGGATTACTTTTTAATAAAGGCAATAAAGTAGAAAAAATCATATTAAATAATAAAGAAAAATATCCAAATGCTCGAATAGTAGAAGTTGAAAACGCTGATTTAGAACATAACATGTTTATCTCTGGTTATGAGCTCGGTGAAGAAGATTTCTTAAAACGATTCGACGTTAGTGAAACATCTTATTTTATTGTTGATGGACAAGAAGTTCAAATCGCTCCTTATAATCGTCAATTTCAGTCTAAAAGTGTCGGACAGAGAATAGCAGCAATATTTGCAGGACCTTTAATGAATTTTATTCTTGCATTAGTCATTTTGTTTACATTAGGATTGATTCAAGGTGCACCTGTTGATGATCCAAGATTAGGGCAATTAACTGATGATGGTTCGGCAAAGTCATCAGGATTGCAAGAAGGTGATGTCATCCATTCTATCGAGGGAGAATCTACCTCTTCTTGGACGGAAGTCGTGACAATTATTCGTGAAAATCCTGAAAAAGAATTAACATTTGAAGTTGAACGTGGTGGAGAAATTTTATCATATGAAGTTGTTCCTAAAGCTGCGAAGGTTGGAGAAGAAACAATAGGTCAAATTGGAGCCTATAATCCAGTAGATAAATCGTTTATAAGTTCCATCAAGTATGGTTTTATTGAAACATACACTTGGACAAAAGAAATATTATTTGGATTTGGAAAGCTAATAACAGGTCAATTTTCAATCGACATGCTTTCAGGACCTGTCGGTATATATGATATGACAGATAAAGTTGCTGAATCTGGTTCATTAAATTTGCTTAGATGGGCTGCACTATTAAGCATAAATTTAGGTATTGTAAACTTATTACCTTTACCTGCATTAGATGGTGGCCGCCTGTTATTCTTATTTATTGAAGCATTAAGAGGAAAACCAATTGATCGACAAAAAGAAGGAATTGTACACTTTATTGGTTTTTCATTATTAATGTTATTGATGCTTGTGGTTACTTGGAATGATATCCAAAGATTATTCTTATAA
- the dxr gene encoding 1-deoxy-D-xylulose-5-phosphate reductoisomerase produces MKKISLLGATGSIGVQTLDVIGAHPEAFQLVAMSFGRNYKAGSEIIKKFKPKFVAVQDKETYEMVSKEFSHNDVKIGYGSDALIEAAIYDGVECLVNAVVGSVGLVPTLKAIENGITIALANKETLVTAGHLVIEHAKRYNVDILPVDSEHSAIFQCLQGENVKSIERLIVTASGGSFRDKKREELVEVTVEEALKHPNWSMGAKITIDSATMMNKGLEVIEAHWLFNMPYEKIDVLLHKESIIHSLVEFEDSSIIAQLGTPDMRVPIQFALTYPERLPLVKAKRLELWEVGKLHFEKADFNRYRCLQYAFDSGKIGGTMPTVLNAANEEAVSAFLRGDITFLQIEEIIERSLNKHESISHPNLEQIQFVDQQTRNFVQTLIS; encoded by the coding sequence GTGAAAAAAATTAGCTTGTTAGGTGCTACTGGTTCAATTGGAGTACAAACTCTTGATGTGATTGGAGCACATCCTGAGGCATTTCAACTTGTAGCCATGTCTTTCGGTCGTAATTACAAAGCCGGGAGCGAGATTATTAAGAAATTTAAACCGAAATTTGTTGCAGTTCAAGACAAAGAAACTTACGAAATGGTTAGTAAAGAGTTTTCACATAATGACGTTAAAATAGGATATGGCAGTGATGCTCTCATTGAAGCGGCTATTTATGATGGGGTGGAATGTTTAGTAAATGCGGTAGTAGGTAGCGTGGGGTTAGTTCCAACATTAAAAGCAATAGAAAATGGCATTACGATAGCACTTGCTAATAAGGAAACACTTGTTACAGCTGGACATTTGGTCATTGAACATGCAAAAAGATATAATGTTGATATCTTACCAGTTGATAGTGAACACTCTGCTATCTTTCAATGCTTACAAGGTGAAAATGTAAAATCTATTGAACGGTTAATCGTTACTGCCTCTGGTGGAAGTTTCCGTGATAAAAAACGAGAAGAACTTGTGGAAGTTACTGTTGAAGAAGCATTGAAACACCCAAACTGGTCAATGGGTGCAAAAATTACAATTGATTCAGCTACTATGATGAATAAAGGCTTAGAAGTAATTGAAGCACATTGGCTATTTAATATGCCTTATGAAAAGATTGACGTTTTATTACATAAAGAAAGTATTATTCATTCATTAGTAGAATTCGAAGACAGTAGTATTATTGCACAACTTGGCACACCTGATATGAGAGTCCCGATACAATTTGCCCTAACATACCCTGAAAGATTGCCTTTAGTAAAAGCTAAACGACTTGAGCTCTGGGAAGTTGGGAAATTACATTTTGAAAAAGCTGATTTTAACAGGTACAGATGCTTACAATATGCTTTCGATTCAGGTAAAATAGGTGGAACAATGCCAACTGTTTTAAATGCAGCAAATGAAGAAGCTGTTTCAGCTTTTTTAAGAGGTGATATAACATTTCTTCAAATTGAAGAAATTATTGAGAGATCTCTTAATAAGCATGAGAGCATTTCACATCCAAATTTGGAGCAAATTCAATTTGTTGATCAACAAACACGAAATTTTGTACAAACATTAATCTCATAA